CTGAGGGTTGGTATGTACAGCATTCAGCTCCACCTGAACATCTGTTGCATTGCTTCCGTATACAAGCCGGATTGGTTTTTCTGAAGGTGGAAGTTTTCCGAAATGAAGTACTTCACCATCATAATAAAACTGTTCCCCGTAAGCTTCTGCAGTTCTTGCAAGATAATTGTAATGGGTTTCGTTATATTGTGCACTATAATTGATATAGCTTTTATTCTGGGTGTCTACTCTGAAATCAAATTTCTCTGATCCCAGCGCTTCTTTACATATCTTATTGGCAATGATTCCGGTATTGACAGCCTGATCTCCCCCAAAACTCTGGGTATGGGGAGCTGCATCCATAAGAATGGTAGGACTCTGACCTCTCAGTACAATGTTTCCCAAACTCATTTTTTCCTGACTGAATGCGGCTTTGGTGATAACTCCTACAAAAGTTCTTTCAGGGCTTTCACTTTCATAATCTTTATATTTGAAGACAATAGTAATCCTTTTTCCCAAAAACTGACGTGCTTGTTCCAAAGTATGGTTTTGGGCTTCTCCCAGAGAATCATGAGCTAAAATAAGTTCAAAATGATGATGTCTTCTGGCACTTTGCTGTAAACGGAAATGCTTGAAATGTTTGATAATTTTGCCTTCAATCACAATATCCAGCTTTACCACACGGTTGATTCCGGGAATATGATTCTCAGAAATCTTATCGGAATTCGAGATATTTTTATTCATAGTGATTAGGTGTTTTTTTCAGAACTTTATTTTAAATAAACACTCGTTCTATAAGGTTAAAAAAGGCAGAACAGCATCCCTTGAACCGGGTGTACTATTCTGCCTGATATTTAAATTCTGAATAGGCTTAAGAAGGCCATGCTCCGAAGTAAGAAGAATTCCCCAGATCTATCTGTTCTGCACTTACTATAAAACTGATGTACATACTGTTCTCATCTACAGCGTCGAAATCTACTTCATGCTGGATTACATAACCGTTGTTCCACTTCAGTGTTGTTAAAGTTCCTTCTTCGTGAGATTTATTGAAAGTGATCTCTCCTACAGTAGGTTTATATTTTCCATTCAATAAACTTTCCAGAATATCTGATTTTTCAGTAGCTTCTACCGTGATTTTGATAAGAGCATTGGAAGGATCTGATGCTACACGTCCTGATACATCTGTAGATCTTGATACGCTGTAGTTAAGCTTTAATAACTTTTGTCCTTCACCGTTGTTGAATTTTAAAATTCCTCTTGAATTTCTTTCTGCCATGATTTGTAAATTTTAATGGTTAAATATTTTATGATTTTGTTTTTCTATATCACCAAATATAGATGTAATTACAAAACGTAAATGAAATTTATGATTAAATTTAAAAAAGTGTAGTAATTCTACGACTAACGATTGTTAGGTTCATTAAACACTATTAATCAAGTGTTTGACAATTACTTCTATCGCAAATCATATTATTTTACTACTTGTTTAAGCTCTTTCAAAACAGGAAAATAATTTTCGGAATTTATCCGATAAAATAATTTTTCGCTCGTGAACAGAGTGTGACAGTAGTTTCGGGATAAAAAATGAGTTCAGTACTGAAAATACAATTACAGAAAGCTATTAAAAAATATTATTCTGAAAAAATGAAAAAAATGAAATCCACCAAACGACTGATGAACAAAGCATTGAAACTAAAAAAAAGTGATACCAGAAGATTACTTCAAAAAAATAAAACAAAATACTTGCGTGGTATTATAAAATGTTATACTTTTGCATCACTTTAAAACAACGAAGTAATAAACAAAAACATAAATGGTTTCTTAGCTCAGTTGGTAGAGCAATGGATTGAAAATCCATGTGTCCCTGGTTCGATTCCTGGAGAAACCACTTCAAAACCTCTAATTTATTTTAGAGGTTTTTTTGTTTCTGTATTTTCTGGAACTAATGCGAGAAAAGATCAAATATTTATGAAAATATGATTTAATTTAACGCGAAGATTTAATATCTAGGGTAAAATTTTGAGGGTGCAAAGGTGTAATCAACTTCATTGATTCTTTTTGAACGTGAGCACAATCATAGAGCTTCATCAGCAACCTTGTCTCTATCTTAGCACGCTTAGAAATATGATGATTAAATGATAAACTTTGCGTTTATATAATGATGTAGATTTAAATAAGTATAATCAGCTATTCAGCCAGTTTAAACATTCTGCAATCTGCATTTTACTGATAAAAATCTCAGCATTCACCTCCGGCTCCGGAAAAAGTCTCAGCTCTACTTTCTGGCTTGAATGTTTGATAATTTCAGCAACAGCTTCCTTATTAATGATAAACTTGCGGTTTATTTTAAAGAAAATTTCCGGGTTGAGCTTCTGAATAATATCTTTAATAGTATCATCATAAATATAGGTCTGATGATCTTTTGTAGTAAGGAAAAGGTATTTCCCGGATGCAAAAAAATAAGCAGTGTTATGCTCGTCTATTGATTTGAGTTTATTTCCTTCTCTTACCATAAAACGTTTCATCATCTCATCTTCTGCCTGTCTTAATGAGGAAATAGATTTAAGAACCGGTTCAGGATCAAAATTGTTTCTTATGGAGATAAATTTCTGTAAAGCTTTATGCAAATCCTCTTCTTCAAAAGGCTTCAGAAGATAATCAATTGTGAAATGCCTGAAGACTCTCATGGCGTATTCATCAAATGCAGTAATGAAAATAATCGGGGTGAAAAGCTCCACGTGCTCAAAAATCTCAAGGCTCATTCCATCACCAAGATGGATATCCATAAAAATAAGATCTGCAGAGTCTTTCTCAAAAAAATCAATTGCCTGTTTTTTGGAACGAAGAATAACAGTCTCTGTAACAGGGACTATGCTCTGTGTATCTAAAAGATTTTTCAGATAATTCACAGCCAGCAGCTCATCTTCTATAATGGCAATTTTCATAACGGTGCAAAAGTACAAAAAAACCGCTAAAACAATTAAGTTCAAGCGGTTTCATCTGTATTGAATTTGATATGAAGTTTTATAAATTAGGGTTATTCTTCTTCGCACTCATTGGATATTCAATGGTATATCGCGGATCATTCTGCTGAAGAATATATTCTTTGCCACTGATGGTGTGGCTTATTTTTTTCTGATTTGCTCTTCTTAAGTCGAACCATCTTTGTCCTTCCAAAGCAAATTCTCTGAATCTTTCATCCAGGATAAAGTTCATAAATGCTGTAGAATCCATTGAGTTCACTGCATTTTGAACTGAAGTATATCCATCCGGAGTATATCTGTTTTTTAATACTTTCAGAAGTGTTTCTTTAGCTTCTGCCAGTTTATTCAACTTTAATAATGCTTCAGACTTTATAAAATACTGCTCTGCCGTTCTGAAAGACACTTTAAATTCTAAACTTCCTCCTTTGGTGACTTTATACTTACTACCATTTTTTTCAAAATACATGCCAAACCTTTTATCTGTAGTAGAATTATATGAAGAAATAAGTTCCGGAGATGCAAAACATAAGTTTTTTATAGAGTTATCCCATGTATTATCCAAAGCCATAATAGATTCCGGGGAAGCATAATGGTTAGGGACAGTATTTGCGGTATTCAAATTGCTCAAATCACTTTTTACTGCCAGTACCTGATTTGCATAATTCAAAGCTTTATCCCAGTCACTTTCATACAAAGCTGTTCTTGCCTCAAAAGCCAGCAAAGCTGTTTTTGAAAATCTGTAATTAGCTCCTAATGCCTGCGTTTGTTCTACCATCAGACCTTCTGCTTTTTTAATATCCGCATGAACCTGGTCATACACCTCCTGTACAGAAGACGGTTTCAATACCTCCTCAAGATCAATTTCAAGATTAATTGGAACTCCTCTGTCTGTTGAAGCTGTAGCACTGTTGTAAGGTTTTCCATATAAATTCACCAAGTCAAAATACAGGTAGGCACGAAGAGCATAAGCTTCCGCTAAAATCTGATTCTTCTCCGGAGAATCCTGTATTGTTTTGCTTCCTTCATTGATGATCTGATTCAGATAGAAGTTTACGTTATAAAAGCTTAACCAAGGAAGCTCCACAGAGTTCGAATCATAGTTCGAATCTTTCCACATTGCCATTTCACGATTAGAAATAAAATCTACTCCATTATCATCAATACTTGTCTCATCGGTACGAAGTGCTACCATAGATTTGTGAACCGGATATTTTGAATACGCTGATGTAAGTACTTTTCGGTAATCTTCAGCTGTAACAGGAATGATTTTTCCTTCAGGCTGAATATCTAAAAATCTGTCACAGCCTATATTGATAAGACTGATTGCTGTAAGCGCTATGATTGTTGTAATTTTTCTCATTTTTCTCAAGTTTTAAAAAGAAACATTAAATCCTACAGTCACCGATTTGGTGATAGGCTGTGCATAAATATTACCATACGTTTCCGGATCGAAATATCCTTTATATCCGTTACTGAATACAAAAAGGTTACGTCCTTCAACACTCAGTCTCAGACTGGAGATCCCCATAGGATTTGTAAGTTCTTTAGGAAGTGTATAGCCTAAACGGATGCTGCTGATTCTGATATAGCTGATCTCTTTTGCCCATACATCAAGCAGATTGTATGCGCTTGAGCGATTGCTGGCAAACCACTTATTCGCCATCCATCCGTCCGGATTAGCATCCATTTCAGGACTTGTAATTCCCGGAAGCGAACCTCCTGCTTCATAGATATCTCTTGTGTAGTTTCTTCCTCTATCCAGATCCATACCACGATAAGAAGGTGTTCTCATTACCGTCTGCTTCAGATTGAATGTTGCAGAGATGGTAAGATCAAAATCACTTACTTTAAATGTGTTGATAATACCTCCCGTAAATTTCGGATCTCTATCTCCAACGTACGTAAATAGACTTCTCATCTCAGCGTTTGAAAGTTTTGTATTCACAAGCTGTCCCGGAAGAAAATCTGCATACACATCATATAATTTAAAGAATTCTGTTGCGGAAATCTTTTGATCCCCTTTCCAGAACAATGGGTTTCCTTGTTCATCCATTCCTGCGGTTTTCAAAGCAAAAACTGCATTTACAGGCAAACCTTCTCTTGAAGGAAGGAAAGCATTTTCACGGGGCTGTTCGCTCAATACTCTACTCTTGTTATGTGCGAAGTTGATCGTAGTAGTCCATTTGAAATTATCATGATTGATGTTTCTGGTGGATATTGCCAATTCAAAACCTTTATTGGTCAAACTTCCCCAGTTCATCATCGTGTATTCAAACCCTGTTTCAAGAGGAGTTTCTCTCATACTGATCATATCTGTTCCTTTTCTGCTGTACACATCAGCGGTAAGGCTAACACGGTTATTGAACAATCCTAAATCAAGTCCTAAGTTGGTGTTAGTTGTTTTTTCCCATCTTAATTTATCATTTGGTGGGCTGATAACATTGATGACTCCTTCTTTTATTCCCGGAAGAATTGTTGCATCATTGTATTCACCAATAAAGAATGGCGATGTATTTCTGTCGATATTTCCCTGCAGACCATAAGAAGCTCTCAATCTAAGGTTAGAGACTGCAGAAATATTTTTCATGAAATCTTCCTTCGTTACCAACCATGATCCTGAAACTGCCCATATTGGAAGGTATTTATATTTTTTATTAACTCCGAAAAGATTGGTTCCGTCATATCTCACACTTCCGAAGAAAGTATATTTCTGATCGTAAGTATAAGATGCTGTAGCAAACATAGATGCATAAGCATTTTCTATAGGAGCTGCCTCACGGTATGTTTCATATCTTTTATCTGCTGCAAAACCTGAATTCGGGAAAACAATGGCTGTAGCTGTTCTGGTTTTTGGATCAAACCCAAAAGCTCTTGTAATGGTAGTATTATCCTCTGTCTTTCGGATTTCCGTTCCTGCCATCAAATCAATTTCATGTTTTGAACTGATCTTCGTGCTGTATGCTGCCTGCAATTTCCAGTTGTACTGAAAGAAATCGTTATCCCAGTTTTGTTTTACAGCACCAGCAGGTAGAAAATAATTATATTTACCGTCTTTGTAGTAACGGGAACTTT
The window above is part of the Chryseobacterium sp. MA9 genome. Proteins encoded here:
- a CDS encoding RagB/SusD family nutrient uptake outer membrane protein, with product MRKITTIIALTAISLINIGCDRFLDIQPEGKIIPVTAEDYRKVLTSAYSKYPVHKSMVALRTDETSIDDNGVDFISNREMAMWKDSNYDSNSVELPWLSFYNVNFYLNQIINEGSKTIQDSPEKNQILAEAYALRAYLYFDLVNLYGKPYNSATASTDRGVPINLEIDLEEVLKPSSVQEVYDQVHADIKKAEGLMVEQTQALGANYRFSKTALLAFEARTALYESDWDKALNYANQVLAVKSDLSNLNTANTVPNHYASPESIMALDNTWDNSIKNLCFASPELISSYNSTTDKRFGMYFEKNGSKYKVTKGGSLEFKVSFRTAEQYFIKSEALLKLNKLAEAKETLLKVLKNRYTPDGYTSVQNAVNSMDSTAFMNFILDERFREFALEGQRWFDLRRANQKKISHTISGKEYILQQNDPRYTIEYPMSAKKNNPNL
- a CDS encoding SusC/RagA family TonB-linked outer membrane protein: MKKTLILLPLLAANIAMAQQKKTITGKIEDGNTSHIITGASIKIETQSVSTKTELEGIIESVSVGTVTDKDGKFILEIPADTKTVLVSYPGYESRAIQLNEGQTNYTIRLVSEVSDKNKIQEVIITGYQKIEKRKQTSAVSTVKMDNISQAGVASVDQMLAGQIAGVAVTPETGAPGSPAKIRIRGTASLSGPQDPLWVIDGLPLEGNDVPNFTDKDNIDQLQNFSIAGLNPNDIEDITILKDAAATAIYGARAANGVISITTKKGKKGSLKLNFSADTFVTSRPDFEKLNLLNASEKVDLELMLAKRADLTYRADKGEVMRILTQNNQLDAFRNGGFDALNSLTRQQINGLRNNNTDWGKLLYRNAINKQYGLSVSGGSDRADYYFSLGYYDEEGTTIGTGFKRYNLTLKNNYKLSDKLNAGISIFGTQSERTSFVTDADASINPVNYSRNANPYLKPFNADGSYNYDKDMDGYADRYVPFNFLEERENTNYSLKNNSLKAIFDLEYKASKSLRFTSQLGLQYDANKTEKFAAENTYFTRKMKESSRYYKDGKYNYFLPAGAVKQNWDNDFFQYNWKLQAAYSTKISSKHEIDLMAGTEIRKTEDNTTITRAFGFDPKTRTATAIVFPNSGFAADKRYETYREAAPIENAYASMFATASYTYDQKYTFFGSVRYDGTNLFGVNKKYKYLPIWAVSGSWLVTKEDFMKNISAVSNLRLRASYGLQGNIDRNTSPFFIGEYNDATILPGIKEGVINVISPPNDKLRWEKTTNTNLGLDLGLFNNRVSLTADVYSRKGTDMISMRETPLETGFEYTMMNWGSLTNKGFELAISTRNINHDNFKWTTTINFAHNKSRVLSEQPRENAFLPSREGLPVNAVFALKTAGMDEQGNPLFWKGDQKISATEFFKLYDVYADFLPGQLVNTKLSNAEMRSLFTYVGDRDPKFTGGIINTFKVSDFDLTISATFNLKQTVMRTPSYRGMDLDRGRNYTRDIYEAGGSLPGITSPEMDANPDGWMANKWFASNRSSAYNLLDVWAKEISYIRISSIRLGYTLPKELTNPMGISSLRLSVEGRNLFVFSNGYKGYFDPETYGNIYAQPITKSVTVGFNVSF
- a CDS encoding LytTR family DNA-binding domain-containing protein — its product is MKIAIIEDELLAVNYLKNLLDTQSIVPVTETVILRSKKQAIDFFEKDSADLIFMDIHLGDGMSLEIFEHVELFTPIIFITAFDEYAMRVFRHFTIDYLLKPFEEEDLHKALQKFISIRNNFDPEPVLKSISSLRQAEDEMMKRFMVREGNKLKSIDEHNTAYFFASGKYLFLTTKDHQTYIYDDTIKDIIQKLNPEIFFKINRKFIINKEAVAEIIKHSSQKVELRLFPEPEVNAEIFISKMQIAECLNWLNS
- the tssD gene encoding type VI secretion system tube protein TssD, giving the protein MAERNSRGILKFNNGEGQKLLKLNYSVSRSTDVSGRVASDPSNALIKITVEATEKSDILESLLNGKYKPTVGEITFNKSHEEGTLTTLKWNNGYVIQHEVDFDAVDENSMYISFIVSAEQIDLGNSSYFGAWPS